ACCCCCTCCTCCAGCGAGGTCAGAAACGGCGGCGCTTCGCTACTCATGCTATCTTTTCCTTCAGAATGTCAACGCCGGGATAAAAACGGGCCAGGCACCGGTTTAAAATGGGGCCAGTTGGTTTGAACAAAAAGCCCCAAGGTTGAGGCTGGGCAGCATCGGCAGCGGGGAAGCGGCTGGAGCGGAGCGGAAGCCGATTTCCCGCTGCCGATGGCCGCCCGTTCTTAGGTCATTTATCCTCCCCCTTGTCCTTCTGGCGCTTGCGGCTGCTGGCGAGACGGAAGCTGTCACCATTCATCTCGAGAATGTGGACGTGGTGTGTCAGCCGGTCGAGCAGGGCGCCGGTCAGGCGTTCGGAGCCGAACACCGATGTCCATTCATCGAAGGGCAGATTGCTGGTGATCAGCGTGCTGCCGCGTTCATAGCGCTGGCTGAGTACCTCGAACAGCAACTCGCCGCCCACGGCGGTGAATGGTACATATCCCAACTCGTCGAGGATCAGCAGCTTTACAGATGCCAGATGCTTTTGCAGGCTGCGCAAGCGACGCTCGTCGCGAGCCTCCATCAGGTCATGGACCAACGCCGCGGCCGTTGTGAAGGCCACGCTGTGCCCTTTCTGGCACGCAGCCAGTCCTAGCGCGAGGGCGGTGTGGGTCTTACCGGTGCCGCTGGGGCCCAGCGCAATGACATTACGCCGCCGCTCGATCCATTCACCGCGCGCCAGTTCCAGAACCAAGGCCTTGTTCAGTGATGGCTGGGCTGCAAAGTCGAAGGTGTCAAAGCTCTTGGTGTGCGGGAAGCGAGCCATGCGGATACGGCGCTCCACCATCCGGCGCTCGCGATCAATCCGTTCA
Above is a window of Sphingobium sp. JS3065 DNA encoding:
- the istB gene encoding IS21-like element helper ATPase IstB yields the protein MSDPMMPLPAIEAEPTSVPPAVLLANHLKALKLPTFVREYEKVAFEAAQDRADYPRYLLRLCELERIDRERRMVERRIRMARFPHTKSFDTFDFAAQPSLNKALVLELARGEWIERRRNVIALGPSGTGKTHTALALGLAACQKGHSVAFTTAAALVHDLMEARDERRLRSLQKHLASVKLLILDELGYVPFTAVGGELLFEVLSQRYERGSTLITSNLPFDEWTSVFGSERLTGALLDRLTHHVHILEMNGDSFRLASSRKRQKDKGEDK